The following is a genomic window from Thermus thermamylovorans.
CCACCGCCCGCATGAGGGGCGGGGAAAGCTCCTCTTCCCGGGCCTCGTAGGCCTTGAGGGCGGCCTCCAAAAGCCGCTCCACCCCCTCCTCGGGCTTCAGGGCGCGAAGCCCCTCAAAGGGGAAGTCCCCGAGCTGGGGCGCGGTGTCCAGGAGGGCGGCCTTGAGGCCCTCCAGGTCCCAGTCCTCGGGATGGATCTGGGGGTTCAGGAAGTTCTCGGCGACGGCGGCCACCGCCTCCTCCACCATCCCCCTGGCGGCCTCCCGCACCTCCTCGTCCTTCCCCAGGAGGATGAGGCGGCGCTGGGCGTAGATCACCTCCCGCTGGCGGGCCATCACGTCGTCGAACTGCAGGAGCTGCTTGCGCACCCCGAAGTGGCGGTCCTCCACCCGCTTCTGGGCCCTTTCGATCGAGCGGGTCACCATGGGGTGTTCGATGGGCTCGGAGTCGTCGAAACCCATGCGGTCCAGCATGGCGATGACCCGCTCCGAGGCGAAGAGCCGCATGAGGTCGTCGTCGAAGCTCACGTAGAAACGGCTCCCCCCCGGGTCCCCCTGGCGCCCGGCCCGGCCCCTTAGCTGGTTGTCGATGCGGCGGGACTCGTGCCGCTCCGTGCCCAGGATGAAAAGGCCCCCCAGGGCCCGGACCCGCTCCTCGTCCGCCCGGCACTCGTCCCGGATCTGGCGGATCCTCTCCAGGAGCTCCTCCTTCACCCCGAGCTCCCGGGCCAGGACCCGGGCCTCCTCCTCAAGCTGCTCCCCTCGGGAAGGGTCCTGGCCCATGACCAGCTTCTTGATGAGGAGCTCCACCTTCCACTCGTACCGGTCGAAGCCCTCCTTCTCCAAGAGGGCCGCCGCCAGGTACTCGGGGTTGCCCCCCAGCTTGATGTCCGTGCCCCGGCCCGCCATGTTGGTGGCGATGGTGACGGTCTTGCTCCGGCCCGCCTGGGCCACGATCTCCGCCTCCTTGGCGTGGTGCTTGGCGTTCAGCACCTGGTGGGGGATGCCCTGCCGGAGGACGCCTAGGGTGTGCACCGCCCGCTTCAGCCCTTCCCAGGCGGTGCGGAGGTTGCCCTTAGGGGGGATGAGCCCCTCAAAGGGGGCCAGGTCCTCGTCCTTGAGCCCCGCGGGCTTTTCCAGAAGCTTCCTCAGGCGCTCCCACTCCTCCCCCTGCTGCTTCTGGCTGGCCTTCTTGAAGAGCTCCAGGCGCATCTCCAGCCTGGGCAGGTAGAGGCGGGGCTCCTTGAGCATCTGGGAAAGCCTTTCGGACTTCTCGATGCTGATGGTGCCCACCAATACAGGCTGGCCCCTTTCGTACTTCTCGGCGATCTCCTCTACCACCGCGTAGAACTTGCCCTTCTCCGTGCGGTAGACCACGTCGGGGTGGTCCTGGCGGATCATGGGGCGGTTGGTGGGCACTACCACCACGTCCATGCCGTAGATCTCCTGGAACTCCTTCTCCTCCGTCTTGGCGGTGCCGGTCATGCCCGCCCGCTTCTCGTAGAGGCGGAAGAAGTTCTGGTAGGTGACGGTGGCCAGGGTCTGGTTCTCCCGCTCGATCCTCACCCCCTCCTTGGCCTCGATGGCCTGGTGGAGGCCCTCCCCGTAGCGGCGGCCCGGCATCAGGCGGCCGGTGAACTCGTCCACGATGATGACCTGGCCGTCTTGGACGATGTAGTCCCGATCCCGGTGGTAGAGCTCCTTGGCCCGTATGGCCTGGATGAGCATGTGGGCGAGCTCCATGTTTTCGGGGCTGAAGAGCCCCTCCACCCCCAGGAGCTTTTCCGCCTTGGCGATGCCCTGGAGGGTGAGGTGGACGGAGCGGTTCTTCTCCTCGATGGTGTAGTCCCCCGTGGGCTCCTTGCGCACCCCGGGCTCAGCGGGCTGGCCCCTTTCCAGCCGCTTGGCGATCTCCGCCATCTTGTAGTAGAGGTCGGTGGCCTTCTCCGCCGGGCCACTGATGATGAGGGGGGTGCGGGCCTCGTCGATGAGGATGGAGTCCACCTCGTCGATGATGGCGTAGTGGAGGGGGGTGTCGTGGCGGAGCACCAGCCCGTCCGGGCTGATGGCCATGTTGTCCCGGAGGTAGTCGAAACCCAGCTCGGCGTTGGTCACGTAGGTGACGTCGGCGAGGTAGGCCTTGCGGCGCTCCTCGGGGGTGGAGCCGTGCTGGATGACCCCCACGCTTAGACCTAGGCCCCGGTACACGGGCCCCATCCACTCCGCGTCGCGGCGGGCCAGGTAGTCGTTCACCGTGACCACGTGCACGCCCTTGCCGGTGAGGGCGTTGAGGGCCACGGCCAAGGTGGCCACCAGGGTCTTGCCCTCCCCGGTTTTCATCTCGGCGATCTTGCCCTCGTGGAGCACCGCCCCGCCGATGAGCTGCACGTCGAAGTGGCGCATGCCCAGGTAGCGCTTGGCCGACTCCCGGGTGAGGGCGAAGGCCATGGGGAGGAGCTCCTCCAGGCTGGCCCCTTGCCGGTGCTTCTCCCTTAGCTCGGCGTAGGCCGCCTGGAGGTCGGGGATCCTCTCCACTTCCGGCTCCAGCCGGTTGGTGGGCTCCACCACCTGCTTGTGGTAGCGGGCGATCTCCCGCTCGTTGTTGTCGAAGAGCTTCCGTATGAGGCCCAGCATCCTAAGGCCGATTGTACCCCCCGAGGATGAGAAACCCCTCAGGCTTCCTCCAGGGGCCAGTAGGGGGTGGCCCCGAGGCTCAAGGGGCTTGGGGGAAAGCCCGCCCGGTGACGCCTCCAGGCCGCCAGGGCCACCATGGCCCCGTTGTCCTGGGAAAGCCCCTTGGGGGGGAAGTGCACCTCGAGGCCCGCCTCCCGGAAGCGCCCCTGCAGGGCCCGGTTGGCGGCCACACCCCCCGCCACCAGGAGGACCCGGTGCCCCGTGTCCCGGGCGGCCCTTAGGACCACCTCCGCCAGGTGGGCGATGGCCGCCTCCTGAAACCCCCGGGCCAGGGCGGGACCAGGGAGGCCCCTTTCCACCAGGTGCAGGGCCTTGGTCTTGAGGCCGGAGAAGCTGAACTCGTACCCCTCCTGGCCCCTGAGGGGCACGGGGAAGGGGACGGCCTCCTCCGCCCCCTCGGCCAGGCGCTCGATCTCGGGCCCCCCAGGAAACCCCAGGCCCAGAAGCCTCGCCACCTTGTCGAAGGCCTCCCCGGCGGCGTCGTCCCGGGTGGCCCCCAGGAGGCGGTACCTCCCCAAGGCCCGAACCTCAAAGAGGTGGGTGTGCCCCCCCGAGGCCACCAGGGCCAGGAAGGGGGGCTCCAGGCCCTCGGGCCAGGCGGCGGCGATGTGGGCCTCCAGGTGGTGCACCGCGTAGAAGGGCCGCCCCAGGGCCCAGGCCAGGCCCTTGGCGAAGGTGTAGCCCACCAGGAGGGCCCCAATGAGCCCCGGCCCCCGGGTGGCGGCCACCAGGGAAAGGTCCTTAGGCCCTATCCCCGCCTCGGCCAGGGCCCGCTCCGCTAGGGGGCGGAGGACCTTCAGGTGCTCGCGGCTCGCCAGCTCCGGCACCACCCCGCCGTAGGCCTCGTGCAGGGCCACCTGGCCCGCCACCAGG
Proteins encoded in this region:
- the tsaD gene encoding tRNA (adenosine(37)-N6)-threonylcarbamoyltransferase complex transferase subunit TsaD, translated to MWILGIDTSCDDTGVGLVRDGEVVVNLVAGQVALHEAYGGVVPELASREHLKVLRPLAERALAEAGIGPKDLSLVAATRGPGLIGALLVGYTFAKGLAWALGRPFYAVHHLEAHIAAAWPEGLEPPFLALVASGGHTHLFEVRALGRYRLLGATRDDAAGEAFDKVARLLGLGFPGGPEIERLAEGAEEAVPFPVPLRGQEGYEFSFSGLKTKALHLVERGLPGPALARGFQEAAIAHLAEVVLRAARDTGHRVLLVAGGVAANRALQGRFREAGLEVHFPPKGLSQDNGAMVALAAWRRHRAGFPPSPLSLGATPYWPLEEA
- the secA gene encoding preprotein translocase subunit SecA; translated protein: MLGLIRKLFDNNEREIARYHKQVVEPTNRLEPEVERIPDLQAAYAELREKHRQGASLEELLPMAFALTRESAKRYLGMRHFDVQLIGGAVLHEGKIAEMKTGEGKTLVATLAVALNALTGKGVHVVTVNDYLARRDAEWMGPVYRGLGLSVGVIQHGSTPEERRKAYLADVTYVTNAELGFDYLRDNMAISPDGLVLRHDTPLHYAIIDEVDSILIDEARTPLIISGPAEKATDLYYKMAEIAKRLERGQPAEPGVRKEPTGDYTIEEKNRSVHLTLQGIAKAEKLLGVEGLFSPENMELAHMLIQAIRAKELYHRDRDYIVQDGQVIIVDEFTGRLMPGRRYGEGLHQAIEAKEGVRIERENQTLATVTYQNFFRLYEKRAGMTGTAKTEEKEFQEIYGMDVVVVPTNRPMIRQDHPDVVYRTEKGKFYAVVEEIAEKYERGQPVLVGTISIEKSERLSQMLKEPRLYLPRLEMRLELFKKASQKQQGEEWERLRKLLEKPAGLKDEDLAPFEGLIPPKGNLRTAWEGLKRAVHTLGVLRQGIPHQVLNAKHHAKEAEIVAQAGRSKTVTIATNMAGRGTDIKLGGNPEYLAAALLEKEGFDRYEWKVELLIKKLVMGQDPSRGEQLEEEARVLARELGVKEELLERIRQIRDECRADEERVRALGGLFILGTERHESRRIDNQLRGRAGRQGDPGGSRFYVSFDDDLMRLFASERVIAMLDRMGFDDSEPIEHPMVTRSIERAQKRVEDRHFGVRKQLLQFDDVMARQREVIYAQRRLILLGKDEEVREAARGMVEEAVAAVAENFLNPQIHPEDWDLEGLKAALLDTAPQLGDFPFEGLRALKPEEGVERLLEAALKAYEAREEELSPPLMRAVERFVILNVVDSAWKEHLHNLDVLRQGIFLRGYGQRDPFQEYKIEATRLFNEMVAFIKGEVAKFLFRLKVEAEPVRPVREAPYVPVPAPQAQQASPFGTERKRPATPPPQPGLSRAERRRMMREEKKRKRG